A region of the Candidatus Zixiibacteriota bacterium genome:
CACCTGCTCATCATCCATCTCCTGCATAGCTACCCGCATTCGATTGAATGCCGTCAGAAATTCTACTTCCTGATCCGGGGCAAGATCCAGCAGTTCCAGCATCTTGAGCATCCGCAATTGGTCCAGGTGTTTCCTTGACTGCCTCATCTCGCCCATCATTCCACGGCGACCATAACCCGGCCCCCCCATACCGCCAGGGAGATCATCGGGACCGGCTTGAGCAATAACAGAGTCATCCCACGGACCTCCGGAGCGATCGTCACCGCCCCGATAGCCGTTGCCACGCTGTTGCGCCTGAGCCGTCATAGCTGCGAGACAAAGCAGAGTTATCATAACAATTAGCGCGCGCTTCATAGAAGATCCTCTACATCTATGTTTTCCAGCAAATAGTCGTATTCTTCCTGGCTGATATCATCAACCAGCATATCCCCCGCATTCGTTTGATAGCTGCTGTTAACCTGCCATAATAAGGCGTTTACCGTCGGTTCATCCGGCTGATCCAGCGCCGGGTCGGAGAATATGTTCAAAAGGTTGTCGGATTCGGTCATCGATTGAATCTCACTGGGGGCCGTGTCATGCACCGCTTTCTGGGCAACCATGCCGAAAGTAAGCATCAGCACCATCGAGGCTGCCACCGGAACCACTTTACGCAATTCGAGCACCGGGCGCCAGCGCTCCTTAAACGACTGCCACCAGGTCCGTTTTTGATCGAGCAGATCCAGACGTTCCTCGATATTCTGAAACATTACGGCCGCTTCATGCCGCTCCGGATAAAATAACTCATCGGGGGGCATCAGCGAGGCCAGTTGCTGCTGCTCTTCGAAAAAGGCGGCACAATCCGGACACTTCTCCAAATGAGCTAAAAGCTCTTCCGGAATCGTCCCTTGTGACTGCCGCCCAAACCAGAGCAGGAGTTCCTCTTGAACGAAATTGCAGTTCATTGATGCCATCCTTTATCTTTAGCCCACTCTCTCAATTTAGCGACTGCCAAACGGTAGTGAGTTTTAGCCGTACCTTCCGCTTTACCGATAACCGTGGCAATCTCACTGAATCTGAGTTGCTGATAGAATCTTAACTCAAACACCTGACGTTGTGCCTGCGGAAGCTCTGTAAGAAACTCCTGAAGTTGTTCGCGCAATTGACGGTTGGAGATATCCCTCTCGGGATTACCGTCAGTTTCAATTATCGCCATCGGCTCATTTTGTTCAGCATCCAGCGACTTGTTCTTACGATCAGCGGACTTGAGGTAATTGAGCGTTTTGTTCGAAGCTATTCTAAAAAGCCAACTCGAAAAAGCTGCTTCACCACGAAAATTCCCCAGGTTTTCCCAGGCCGATACAAAAGTCTCCTGGGTCAGGTCCTTGGCGGCTTCGCGGTCGCCCGTCATTCGGTATGTTAAAGCAGTTATGTTGTTCATCATCATCCGCACGATCTGTGAGAATGCCCGGCGGTCGCCATCACGAGCCAGGGCAGCTAATCTGTCAATCTGTGCGCCGTCAGCTTTCGCCATACATCCTCAGTCGTGCTTAAGACAACTCCCTTAAAAGAACGGATTAATAACCGGGGAATTGCTACAAAAAAAGCCGGAGACTTCCGGCTTTTGCTAAGATACAAAACAACTTAGTCTTTACGGCTCTTTTCCAGAACCTTGGCGTAACCGGTCAGATTCTCCAACACTTTGCCTGCACCGCGGACAACACAAGTCAACGGATCCTCAGCTACATTGACCGGGAGATTGGTTTCCTGGCGAAGGCGCTTGTCCAAACCGCGCAACAGGGCTCCGCCGCCGGTCAGGATAATCCCCCGCTCCAGAATATCCGAAGCCAGTTCCGGAGGCGTCCGTTCCAGCGCCTGCCTAACCGCTTCGACGATAATATCGATTGTTTCCGATAGCGCCTCACGCACCTGCACCGAAGAGAGCTTGAGGTTCTTCGGTACTCCCGCGACCAGGTCACGCCCACGGATATCCATCGAGAGCTCTTTGTCCAGAGGGAAAGCCGATCCGATCTTGATCTTGAGCAACTCCGCCGTCAATTCACCGATCAACAGGTTGTAGTTCTTCTTGAGATACATGATGATGGCATCGTTCAGCTCATCTCCGGCCACCCGAATCGAAGTATCATTGACAATTCCGTTCAGGGCGATAACGGCAATCTCGGTCGTTCCGCCGCCGATATCGATAATCATACTGCCGGAAGGCTGTTCCACCGGAAGACCGACACCGATTGCGGCGGCCATCGGTTCCGCCAGCAGATACACCTCACGCGCTCCGGCGTTTTCAGCCGAATCACGCACGGCGCGTTTCTCCACTTCGGTAATTCCCGAAGGCACCGAAACCACCACCCTCGGCTTCATCAGATACTTATGACGAACCACTCGCCGTATGAAATCGGCAATTAATTTTTCCGATATTTCGAAGTCGGCGATAACACCGTCCTTGAGCGGTCGAATGGCGGCAATTCCACCCGGAGTACGCCCCATCATTTCCTTAGCCGCGGCGCCGATAGCCAGTACCTTACCCGTCGACTTCTCAACCGCTACCACCGAAGGCTCATTCAGAACAATACCCTGGTTGCGGACATACACCAGCGTGTTCGCTGTCCCCAGATCGATTCCAATGTCATTGGAAAGGGCGTCGAAGAATCCCAAGTAAAAATCCCTTTTTGTAGTTCGTCCCTGAGTCCATTGCCCCCTAAGGAGAAATGAACCGCTTCCGGCCCGTTTGGCCTATGTTCCACTAGTATCGAAACAAGCTGGAAATAAGTTTACACTGAATGTCGCCCCGGGGCAATCTAAAAAGAACTTTACAAGGCGAAATGTACCGGTTCGGGAGTTTTCGGAAAGCCCGGACTTACCAGTTCATCCGGTAAATCCGCTGCCCATTGCCGGTACGAACATGAGGCCCCCTGATTTTAACTATTATTTTCATCACTACCCAGCCGAAACCGAATCCGCCTACATGGGCCATCCAGGCCACGCCGCCCCCCGTGGCTGAATCCATAATTGACATCAGGATCTGATAGGCAAACCAGATCCCCAACACCACCTTGGCCGGAAGTTGGATAAACTGGATAAAGAAAAACACGAACAGAATCGTAATACGAGCCTGGGGATGTAACACCATATACGCGCCCATTACCCCGGCAATCGCCCCGGAAGCGCCAATCAAAGGCACTTCCGAATGCGGACCGAAAACGGTGTAAAGCGTGATTGCGGCCA
Encoded here:
- a CDS encoding RNA polymerase sigma factor; amino-acid sequence: MAKADGAQIDRLAALARDGDRRAFSQIVRMMMNNITALTYRMTGDREAAKDLTQETFVSAWENLGNFRGEAAFSSWLFRIASNKTLNYLKSADRKNKSLDAEQNEPMAIIETDGNPERDISNRQLREQLQEFLTELPQAQRQVFELRFYQQLRFSEIATVIGKAEGTAKTHYRLAVAKLREWAKDKGWHQ
- a CDS encoding rod shape-determining protein produces the protein MGFFDALSNDIGIDLGTANTLVYVRNQGIVLNEPSVVAVEKSTGKVLAIGAAAKEMMGRTPGGIAAIRPLKDGVIADFEISEKLIADFIRRVVRHKYLMKPRVVVSVPSGITEVEKRAVRDSAENAGAREVYLLAEPMAAAIGVGLPVEQPSGSMIIDIGGGTTEIAVIALNGIVNDTSIRVAGDELNDAIIMYLKKNYNLLIGELTAELLKIKIGSAFPLDKELSMDIRGRDLVAGVPKNLKLSSVQVREALSETIDIIVEAVRQALERTPPELASDILERGIILTGGGALLRGLDKRLRQETNLPVNVAEDPLTCVVRGAGKVLENLTGYAKVLEKSRKD
- a CDS encoding rhomboid family intramembrane serine protease; the protein is MFIPIRDDIPTYHKPVLTVTLIVINTLVFLYAYSLGSRGFQIFTFQYGYIPYELISSVELTPQIAVPVWLTPFTSMFMHGGWLHLIGNMLFLWIYGNNIEDYLGKIGFVVFYLFSGLAAITLYTVFGPHSEVPLIGASGAIAGVMGAYMVLHPQARITILFVFFFIQFIQLPAKVVLGIWFAYQILMSIMDSATGGGVAWMAHVGGFGFGWVVMKIIVKIRGPHVRTGNGQRIYRMNW